The Catenuloplanes niger genome includes a window with the following:
- a CDS encoding ribonucleotide-diphosphate reductase subunit beta, whose product MLLDPGMDLTLRPMKYPHFFDRFKDAIKNTWTVEEVDLHSDLADLAKLSPAEQHLVSRLVAFFATGDTIVANNLVLNLYQHVNSPEGRLYLSRQLFEEAVHVQFYLNLLDTYVPDEKERFAAFAAVENIPSIARKAEFCFRWIDSVFELRELRTRDDRRKFLLNLICFAACIEGLFFYGAFAYVYFLRSRGLLHGLASGTNWVFRDESMHMAFAFDVVDTVRAEEPELFDAEMERQVRDMLAEAVECEVQFAADLLDQGVSGMSPGDMREYLQHVADRRLALLGIAPMYGSANPFAFMELQDVQELSNFFERRVSAYQVGVTGSVAFDDDF is encoded by the coding sequence ATGCTCCTGGATCCTGGAATGGACCTGACCCTGCGGCCGATGAAGTACCCGCACTTCTTCGACCGCTTCAAGGACGCCATCAAGAACACGTGGACGGTCGAGGAGGTCGACCTCCACTCCGACCTCGCCGACCTCGCGAAGCTGTCGCCCGCGGAACAGCACCTGGTGTCGCGGCTCGTCGCGTTCTTCGCGACCGGTGACACCATCGTGGCGAACAACCTGGTGCTCAATCTCTACCAGCACGTCAACTCGCCGGAGGGCCGCCTCTACCTGTCCCGGCAGCTGTTCGAGGAGGCCGTGCACGTCCAGTTCTACCTGAACCTGCTCGACACCTACGTGCCGGACGAGAAGGAGCGGTTCGCGGCGTTCGCGGCGGTGGAGAACATCCCGTCGATCGCCCGCAAGGCCGAGTTCTGCTTCCGGTGGATCGACTCGGTCTTCGAACTGCGCGAGCTGCGCACCCGGGACGACCGCCGGAAGTTCCTGCTCAACCTGATCTGCTTCGCCGCCTGCATCGAGGGCCTGTTCTTCTACGGCGCGTTCGCGTACGTCTACTTCCTGCGCTCGCGCGGTCTGCTGCACGGCCTCGCGTCCGGCACCAACTGGGTGTTCCGCGACGAGTCGATGCACATGGCGTTCGCGTTCGACGTGGTCGACACGGTCCGCGCGGAGGAGCCGGAGCTGTTCGACGCGGAGATGGAGCGGCAGGTGCGCGACATGCTCGCCGAGGCGGTCGAGTGCGAGGTGCAGTTCGCGGCCGACCTGCTCGACCAGGGCGTGTCCGGCATGTCACCGGGCGACATGCGGGAGTACCTGCAGCACGTCGCGGACCGCCGGCTCGCGCTGCTCGGCATCGCGCCGATGTACGGGTCGGCGAACCCGTTCGCGTTCATGGAGTTGCAGGACGTGCAGGAGCTGTCCAACTTCTTCGAACGCCGGGTCTCGGCGTACCAGGTCGGCGTGACCGGCTCCGTCGCGTTCGACGACGACTTCTGA
- a CDS encoding acyl-CoA thioesterase has translation MTLPDLAGRPPSASELTLSQIMDQHHTNLMGTVHGGRILNLIDSVAGVVAARHSDGPAVTAAIDETAFLQAVRVGDVVHVRARITWAGRSSMEVAVRCTADRWDRAVPPTVVATAHLVMVAVDDRGRPRPVPPLELTTDEERHAFHLAEIRRKHRLVLRDELAAAAAG, from the coding sequence ATGACCCTCCCGGACCTCGCCGGCCGACCGCCGTCCGCGTCCGAGCTCACGCTCTCGCAGATCATGGACCAACACCACACCAACCTGATGGGTACGGTCCACGGCGGGCGCATCCTCAACCTGATCGACTCCGTGGCCGGTGTGGTCGCGGCCCGCCACTCCGACGGCCCCGCGGTCACGGCCGCGATCGACGAGACCGCGTTCCTGCAGGCCGTGCGCGTCGGCGACGTGGTGCACGTGCGGGCGCGGATCACCTGGGCCGGGCGCAGTTCGATGGAGGTCGCGGTGCGCTGCACCGCGGACCGCTGGGACCGCGCGGTGCCGCCGACCGTGGTCGCGACCGCGCATCTGGTCATGGTCGCGGTCGACGACCGGGGCAGGCCCCGCCCGGTCCCGCCGCTGGAACTGACCACGGACGAGGAACGGCACGCGTTCCACCTCGCGGAGATCCGCCGCAAGCACCGCCTGGTCCTGCGCGACGAACTCGCGGCCGCCGCGGCCGGCTAG
- a CDS encoding FAD-binding and (Fe-S)-binding domain-containing protein, with amino-acid sequence MTDVVAALERAGLEVRADAGTRGMYASDASLYRIPPLAVVRPRHTDEVAAALEVARAAGVPLTSRGAGTSVAGNAVGRGIVLDFSRHLNRVLGVDPEARTAVVEPGTVHAVLQKAATPHGVRFGPDPSTHPRCTIGGMIGNNACGSRSLAYGRTSDNVAGLELLTAGGQKLITGYDGSGAFARGADAVLGAVRQTMNRHLATARTEFDRFGRQVSGYAVQHLLPERFDLTRALVGSEGTLAVITQATVRLVVDAPVRVVVVLGFPDIVAAGEASPAVVAHGPTSCEGLDSRLLDVLRARRGPDAVPPLPSGAAWLFVELAGDDAGEVESRARTLAADGIGESSLVVTDPAVQARLWRIREDGAGLAGRAPSDKPAWPGWEDAAVPPERLGAYLARFDELVASYDMTSAPFGHFGDGCMHVRLDLPLDQPGGTKIMREFLTDAAKLVGEFGGSLSGEHGDGRARSELLPHMYSADAIALFAGVKAAFDPDNLLNPGVLVDPDPIDADVRPAGRFPLTTLAMAYPHDDGDLGQAVHRCTGVGKCRADNSAAGGVMCPSYLATREEKDSTRGRARVLQEVVRGELAWSHPSVHDAMDLCLSCKGCASDCPTGIDMATYKSEVLHQTYRGKIRPRSHYTLGKLPFWARLAGWVPRLANLGVRLPGVGRLALWLAGVDGRRSVPAFARKPFRRTFRPAETDRKPVVLFADSFSDAFSPEVADATVRVLRAAGYEPRLPSGSVCCGLTWITTGQLDSAKKILGRTVAALAPDARAGVPIVGIEPSCTAVLRSDVRELLPGDPDAEAVAGSVRTLAELLSQTPGWTPPDLSDVEVVAQPHCHHHAVIGWKTDADLLATTGARVTRLAGCCGLAGNFGVEIGHYEVSVAVAEQNLLPALDAAPGAVVLADGFSCRTQVADLRDRPAVHLAQLLDR; translated from the coding sequence ATGACTGATGTAGTGGCGGCGCTGGAGCGGGCCGGGCTCGAGGTGCGTGCCGACGCCGGCACGCGTGGCATGTACGCGTCCGACGCCTCGCTCTACCGCATCCCGCCGCTGGCCGTGGTCCGCCCGCGGCACACCGACGAGGTCGCGGCCGCGCTCGAGGTGGCCCGGGCGGCCGGCGTGCCGCTGACCAGCCGGGGCGCCGGCACGTCCGTCGCCGGCAACGCGGTCGGCCGCGGCATCGTGCTCGACTTCTCCCGGCACCTCAACCGGGTGCTCGGCGTCGACCCGGAGGCGCGGACCGCGGTGGTCGAGCCCGGCACCGTGCACGCGGTCCTGCAGAAGGCCGCGACGCCGCACGGGGTGCGCTTCGGCCCGGACCCGTCCACCCATCCGCGCTGCACGATCGGCGGCATGATCGGCAACAACGCGTGCGGCTCGCGGTCGCTGGCCTACGGCCGCACCTCCGACAACGTGGCCGGCCTCGAGCTGCTGACGGCCGGCGGTCAAAAGCTGATCACCGGGTACGACGGGAGCGGCGCGTTCGCCCGCGGTGCCGACGCGGTGCTCGGCGCGGTGCGGCAGACCATGAACCGGCACCTCGCCACCGCGCGCACCGAGTTCGACCGGTTCGGCCGGCAGGTCTCCGGCTACGCCGTGCAGCACCTGCTGCCGGAGCGCTTCGACCTGACCCGCGCGCTGGTCGGCTCCGAGGGCACGCTCGCGGTGATCACGCAGGCGACCGTGCGGCTGGTCGTGGACGCGCCGGTCCGGGTGGTGGTCGTGCTCGGCTTCCCGGACATCGTCGCGGCCGGTGAGGCCTCCCCCGCCGTGGTCGCGCACGGCCCGACGTCGTGCGAGGGCCTCGACTCCCGGTTGCTGGACGTGCTGCGCGCCCGCCGCGGGCCGGACGCGGTGCCGCCGCTGCCGTCCGGTGCCGCCTGGCTCTTCGTGGAGCTGGCCGGCGACGACGCCGGCGAGGTCGAGTCGCGCGCCCGCACGCTCGCGGCGGACGGCATCGGCGAGTCCAGCCTGGTCGTCACGGACCCGGCCGTCCAGGCCCGGCTGTGGCGCATCCGGGAGGACGGCGCGGGCCTGGCCGGGCGCGCCCCGTCCGACAAGCCGGCCTGGCCCGGCTGGGAGGACGCGGCCGTCCCGCCGGAGCGGCTCGGCGCGTACCTGGCCCGGTTCGACGAGCTGGTCGCGTCGTACGACATGACCTCGGCGCCGTTCGGGCACTTCGGCGACGGCTGCATGCACGTGCGCCTGGACCTGCCGCTGGACCAGCCCGGCGGTACGAAGATCATGCGGGAGTTCCTGACCGACGCGGCGAAGCTGGTCGGCGAGTTCGGCGGGTCGCTGTCCGGTGAGCACGGCGACGGCCGGGCCCGCTCCGAGCTGCTGCCGCACATGTACTCCGCGGACGCGATCGCGCTGTTCGCCGGCGTGAAGGCCGCGTTCGACCCGGACAACCTGCTCAACCCGGGCGTGCTGGTCGACCCGGACCCGATCGACGCGGACGTGCGCCCGGCCGGCCGGTTCCCGCTGACGACGCTCGCGATGGCGTACCCGCACGACGACGGTGACCTCGGCCAGGCCGTGCACCGCTGCACCGGCGTCGGCAAGTGCCGGGCGGACAACTCCGCGGCCGGTGGCGTGATGTGCCCGTCCTACCTCGCCACCCGCGAGGAGAAGGACTCCACCCGCGGGCGGGCCCGGGTGCTGCAGGAGGTGGTGCGCGGCGAGCTGGCCTGGTCGCACCCGTCCGTGCACGACGCGATGGACCTGTGCCTGTCCTGCAAGGGCTGCGCGTCGGACTGCCCGACCGGCATCGACATGGCCACGTACAAGTCCGAGGTGCTGCACCAGACGTACCGGGGGAAGATCCGGCCCCGGTCGCACTACACGCTCGGCAAGCTGCCGTTCTGGGCGCGGCTGGCCGGGTGGGTGCCGCGGCTGGCGAACCTCGGCGTGCGACTGCCCGGCGTCGGGCGGCTCGCGCTGTGGCTGGCCGGGGTCGACGGGCGGCGGTCCGTGCCCGCGTTCGCCCGCAAGCCGTTCCGGCGCACGTTCCGGCCGGCGGAGACGGACCGGAAACCGGTCGTGCTGTTCGCGGACTCGTTCTCGGACGCGTTCTCCCCCGAGGTCGCGGACGCCACGGTACGGGTGCTGCGCGCCGCCGGGTACGAGCCGCGGCTGCCGTCCGGGTCGGTGTGCTGCGGCCTGACCTGGATCACCACCGGCCAGCTCGACTCGGCGAAGAAGATCCTCGGCCGTACCGTGGCGGCGCTGGCCCCGGACGCCCGGGCCGGCGTGCCGATCGTCGGCATCGAGCCGTCCTGCACCGCGGTGCTGCGCTCCGACGTGCGCGAGCTGCTGCCCGGCGACCCGGACGCGGAGGCCGTGGCCGGCTCGGTGCGCACGCTGGCCGAGCTGCTGTCGCAGACGCCCGGCTGGACGCCGCCGGACCTGTCCGACGTGGAGGTGGTCGCGCAGCCGCACTGTCACCACCACGCGGTGATCGGCTGGAAGACCGACGCGGACCTGCTCGCCACGACCGGCGCCCGGGTGACCCGGCTGGCCGGCTGCTGCGGCCTGGCCGGCAACTTCGGCGTGGAGATCGGCCACTACGAGGTCTCGGTCGCGGTCGCGGAGCAGAACCTGCTGCCCGCGCTGGACGCCGCCCCCGGCGCCGTGGTCCTGGCCGACGGCTTCTCCTGCCGCACCCAGGTCGCCGACCTGCGCGACCGCCCCGCCGTCCACCTGGCCCAGCTGCTGGACCGCTGA
- a CDS encoding DEAD/DEAH box helicase, giving the protein MTNTPSRVRPGRSPIVDLMEHEPLDTEAGFSGLGLRAELLRALTTLGYEEPTPIQREAIPPLVAGHDLVGQAATGTGKTAAFSLPLLQGLDANRRENEPCALVLVPTRELAEQVSQAVHRYGRDLGVRVLPVYGGQPIGRQLQALARGVDVVVGTPGRVLDHIDRGTLQLGDVRTVVLDEADEMLDMGFAEDIEAILAETPAERQTVLFSATMPPRIDAIARRHLREPVRITMGRKTVEPGEMPLVRQSAYMVARPHRAAALGRILDVEAPTAAIVFCRTREEVDQVTETLNGRGYRAEALHGGMSQDQRDRVMNRLRAGTTELLVATDVAARGLDVEQLTHVINFNVPVAPEAYVHRIGRVGRAGREGCAITLAEPREQRMLKAIERLTGQRIAVEKLPTVTDLRARRLELTRASLEAGLEADDFERFRVVLESLTGEHDVENVALAAIKLLHEAAGGDEDEEEIPSPVPLRERTPRDRDGRPGGRDRDGRAGGRDWDRDGRTGGHGRDRDGQPGGREGGRPARDSSSDAGVTRLFVGLGRRAGLRPQDLVGAIAGESGISSREIGAIQITDRFSLVEVPESAAEMIIDALQHSFIRGRRPSVRRERFTR; this is encoded by the coding sequence CTGACAAACACCCCATCGCGGGTACGGCCCGGCAGGTCTCCTATCGTTGACCTCATGGAACACGAACCGTTGGACACCGAGGCAGGCTTCTCCGGGCTGGGTCTGCGCGCGGAACTGCTCCGCGCGCTGACCACCCTCGGCTACGAGGAGCCGACCCCGATCCAGCGGGAGGCGATCCCGCCGCTCGTCGCCGGTCACGACCTGGTCGGCCAGGCCGCGACCGGCACCGGCAAGACCGCCGCGTTCTCGCTGCCGCTGCTGCAGGGGCTGGACGCGAACCGGCGGGAGAACGAACCGTGCGCGCTGGTGCTCGTCCCCACCCGCGAGCTCGCCGAGCAGGTCTCCCAGGCCGTCCACCGCTACGGCCGTGACCTGGGCGTCCGTGTCCTCCCGGTGTACGGCGGGCAGCCGATCGGCCGGCAGCTGCAGGCCCTCGCCCGCGGCGTCGACGTGGTCGTCGGCACGCCCGGCCGCGTCCTCGACCACATCGACCGGGGCACGCTGCAGCTCGGTGACGTGCGCACGGTCGTGCTCGACGAGGCCGACGAGATGCTGGACATGGGGTTCGCCGAGGACATCGAGGCGATCCTGGCGGAGACGCCGGCGGAGCGGCAGACCGTGCTGTTCTCCGCCACGATGCCGCCCCGGATCGACGCGATCGCCCGCCGGCACCTGCGCGAGCCGGTCCGGATCACGATGGGCCGCAAGACCGTCGAGCCGGGCGAGATGCCGCTGGTCCGGCAGAGCGCCTACATGGTCGCCCGGCCGCACCGGGCGGCCGCGCTCGGCCGGATCCTGGACGTGGAGGCGCCGACCGCGGCGATCGTCTTCTGCCGGACCCGGGAAGAGGTCGACCAGGTCACCGAGACGCTGAACGGGCGCGGGTACCGGGCCGAGGCGCTGCACGGCGGGATGAGCCAGGACCAGCGCGACCGGGTGATGAACCGGTTGCGGGCCGGCACCACCGAGCTGCTGGTGGCGACGGACGTGGCCGCCCGCGGCCTGGACGTGGAGCAGCTCACCCACGTGATCAACTTCAACGTGCCGGTCGCGCCGGAGGCGTACGTGCACCGCATCGGCCGGGTCGGCCGGGCCGGCCGCGAGGGCTGCGCGATCACCCTGGCGGAGCCGCGCGAGCAGCGCATGCTGAAGGCGATCGAGCGGCTCACCGGCCAGCGGATAGCGGTGGAGAAGCTGCCGACCGTGACCGACCTGCGCGCCCGGCGGCTGGAGCTGACCCGCGCGTCGCTGGAGGCCGGGCTGGAGGCGGACGACTTCGAGCGGTTCCGGGTCGTCCTCGAGTCGCTGACCGGCGAACACGACGTGGAGAACGTCGCGCTCGCCGCGATCAAGCTGCTGCACGAGGCGGCCGGCGGCGACGAGGACGAGGAGGAGATCCCGTCGCCGGTGCCGCTGCGCGAGCGCACCCCCCGCGACCGCGACGGCCGCCCGGGCGGCCGTGACCGGGACGGCCGCGCCGGTGGCCGGGACTGGGACCGGGACGGCCGCACCGGCGGTCACGGCCGGGACCGCGACGGTCAGCCGGGCGGCCGGGAGGGCGGCCGGCCCGCGCGCGACTCCTCGTCGGACGCCGGCGTGACCCGGCTGTTCGTCGGCCTCGGCCGGCGCGCCGGGCTGCGCCCGCAGGACCTGGTCGGCGCGATCGCCGGCGAGTCCGGCATCAGCTCCCGCGAGATCGGCGCCATCCAGATCACCGACCGGTTCTCCCTGGTCGAGGTGCCGGAGTCGGCCGCCGAGATGATCATCGACGCGCTGCAGCACAGCTTCATCCGCGGCCGCCGCCCGTCCGTGCGCCGGGAGCGCTTCACCCGCTGA
- a CDS encoding GntR family transcriptional regulator: MPQLSLPPEAPTLADAVARAVRDGVAAGQLVPDTTYSVYQLAELLGVSRSPVREGLLRLAEAGLIEIRRNRGFRVLPPRVADVEEIIGIRLALEPDAARRAASDGTDAQHAAVATALDQMAGAAAHDDEAAFWAADRALHDLLLRAAGKPRTAAIVDGLRSTTALLGPPTTASGRTLAQIHAEHQPVVAAVLARDGDAAFTAMHAHLEATGALLVRNLRRVS; this comes from the coding sequence GTGCCCCAGCTCAGCCTGCCGCCAGAGGCCCCCACCCTCGCCGACGCGGTCGCCCGCGCGGTCCGTGACGGCGTCGCCGCCGGCCAGCTCGTGCCGGACACCACCTACTCCGTCTACCAGCTGGCCGAGCTGCTCGGCGTGTCCCGCAGCCCGGTCCGCGAGGGCCTGCTCCGGCTCGCCGAGGCCGGGCTGATCGAGATCCGCCGCAACCGGGGCTTCCGGGTGCTGCCACCGCGGGTCGCGGACGTCGAGGAGATCATCGGCATCCGGCTCGCGCTGGAGCCGGACGCGGCACGCCGGGCCGCGTCCGACGGCACGGACGCGCAGCACGCGGCCGTCGCGACCGCGCTGGACCAGATGGCCGGCGCGGCCGCGCACGACGACGAGGCCGCGTTCTGGGCCGCCGACCGCGCGCTGCACGACCTGCTGCTGCGCGCCGCCGGCAAGCCGCGCACCGCCGCGATCGTCGACGGGCTGCGCTCCACCACCGCGCTGCTCGGCCCGCCCACCACGGCGAGCGGGCGCACCCTCGCCCAGATCCACGCCGAGCACCAGCCGGTCGTCGCCGCGGTCCTGGCCCGGGACGGCGACGCCGCCTTCACCGCGATGCACGCCCACCTCGAGGCGACCGGCGCGCTGCTGGTGCGGAATCTGCGTCGCGTTTCGTAA
- a CDS encoding ribonucleoside-diphosphate reductase subunit alpha has translation MTATETAVPARTTRTPTPTRVRTRDGALEPVDADRIVRAVARWVADLGEVDPLRVATRTIGGLYDGATTDELGELVIRTAAELIGEEPQYSRLAARLLITAVEEEVAGQDIGTFAESIGRGHALGLIGDATAAFVAAHRDRLDAAVDRTNDLRFEYFGVRTVADRYLLRHPHTRRVVETPQYWLLRVACGLSRTVDEAIGFYRLMAGLAYLPSSPTLFNSGTRHTQMSSCFLVDSPRDELDSIYERYHQVAKLSKFSGGIGISWSRVRGRGALIRGTNGRSNGIVPFLKTLDAGVAAVNQGGRRKGAACVYLEPWHPDVEEFLELRDNTGEESRRTHNLNLANWIPDEFMRRVEADADWSLIDPSDAPELPDLYGAAFDEAYRAAERKAVRTVRARDLYGRMMRTLAQTGNGWMTFKDPANRLSNQTGAPGNTIHLSNLCTEILEVNSDDETAVCNLGSVNLGAHVTAAGVDWARLRATVRTAVVFLDRVIDINYYPSAQAAASNPRWRPVGLGLMGLQDAFFTLRLPFDSAEARELSTRVQEEILLTALETSAGLAEEHGAHPAFPETRAARGDLHPDLWGATPVQTARWAAVRARVAATGLRNSLLVAIAPTATIASIAGAYECIEPQVSNLFKRETMSGEFLQINTYLVRELKARGLWTAPIRERIKRAEGSVQGITELPADVRELFRTAWELPQRALIDLAAARAPYVDQSQSLNLFMSAPTIGKLSSMYLHAWKSGLKTSYYLRSRPATRIQQATVAVTAPAVTAPAVAAPAVAVADPEALACSLENPESCEACQ, from the coding sequence ATGACGGCCACCGAGACCGCGGTACCGGCGCGGACCACACGAACACCAACACCGACGCGGGTACGCACGCGCGACGGCGCGCTCGAACCCGTCGACGCCGACCGGATCGTGCGGGCGGTCGCGCGGTGGGTCGCGGACCTGGGGGAGGTCGACCCGCTGCGCGTGGCGACCAGGACGATCGGCGGCCTGTACGACGGCGCGACCACGGACGAGCTGGGCGAGCTCGTGATCCGGACCGCGGCGGAGCTGATCGGCGAGGAGCCGCAGTACTCCCGGCTCGCGGCCCGGCTGCTGATCACGGCGGTCGAGGAGGAGGTCGCCGGGCAGGACATCGGCACGTTCGCCGAGTCGATCGGCCGGGGGCACGCGCTGGGCCTGATCGGCGACGCCACCGCCGCGTTCGTGGCGGCGCACCGGGACCGGCTCGACGCCGCCGTCGACAGGACCAACGACCTGCGGTTCGAGTACTTCGGGGTGCGCACGGTCGCGGACCGCTACCTGCTGCGCCACCCGCACACCCGCAGGGTCGTCGAGACACCGCAGTACTGGCTGCTGCGCGTCGCCTGCGGCCTGTCCCGGACGGTGGACGAGGCGATCGGGTTCTACCGCCTGATGGCCGGCCTGGCCTACCTGCCCAGCTCGCCGACGCTGTTCAACTCCGGCACCCGGCACACCCAGATGTCGTCGTGCTTCCTGGTCGACTCGCCGCGCGACGAACTGGACTCGATCTACGAGCGCTACCACCAGGTCGCGAAGCTGTCGAAGTTCTCCGGCGGGATCGGCATCTCCTGGTCCCGGGTACGCGGCCGGGGCGCGCTGATCCGCGGCACGAACGGCCGGTCGAACGGGATCGTGCCGTTTTTGAAGACGCTGGACGCGGGCGTGGCCGCGGTCAACCAGGGCGGCCGGCGCAAGGGCGCGGCCTGCGTCTACCTGGAGCCGTGGCACCCGGACGTGGAGGAGTTCCTGGAGCTGCGGGACAACACCGGCGAGGAGTCCCGCCGCACCCACAACCTGAACCTGGCCAACTGGATCCCGGACGAGTTCATGCGCCGGGTCGAGGCGGACGCGGACTGGTCGCTGATCGACCCGTCCGACGCGCCCGAGCTGCCGGACCTGTACGGCGCGGCGTTCGACGAGGCGTACCGCGCGGCGGAGAGGAAGGCGGTCCGGACCGTCCGGGCCCGTGACCTGTACGGCCGGATGATGCGCACGCTCGCGCAGACCGGCAACGGGTGGATGACGTTCAAGGACCCGGCCAACCGGCTGTCCAACCAGACCGGCGCGCCCGGCAACACCATCCACCTGTCCAACCTGTGCACCGAGATCCTCGAGGTGAACTCCGACGACGAGACCGCGGTCTGCAACCTGGGCTCGGTCAACCTGGGCGCGCACGTGACCGCGGCCGGCGTCGACTGGGCACGGCTGCGCGCCACGGTACGGACGGCGGTCGTCTTCCTGGACCGGGTCATCGACATCAACTACTACCCGTCGGCGCAGGCGGCCGCGTCGAACCCGCGCTGGCGGCCGGTCGGGCTCGGGCTGATGGGTCTGCAGGACGCGTTCTTCACGCTCCGGCTGCCGTTCGACTCGGCCGAGGCGCGGGAGCTGTCCACCCGGGTGCAGGAGGAGATCCTGCTGACCGCGCTGGAGACCTCCGCCGGGCTGGCCGAGGAGCACGGCGCGCATCCGGCGTTCCCGGAGACCCGGGCCGCCCGCGGCGATCTGCACCCGGACCTGTGGGGCGCCACGCCGGTGCAGACCGCGCGCTGGGCCGCCGTCCGGGCCCGGGTCGCCGCGACCGGGCTGCGCAACTCGCTGCTGGTGGCGATCGCGCCGACCGCCACGATCGCGTCGATCGCCGGCGCCTACGAGTGCATCGAGCCGCAGGTGTCCAACCTGTTCAAACGCGAGACGATGTCCGGTGAGTTCCTTCAGATCAACACCTATCTGGTACGGGAACTGAAGGCCCGCGGGCTGTGGACCGCGCCGATCCGGGAGCGGATCAAGCGCGCCGAGGGCTCGGTGCAGGGCATCACGGAGCTGCCCGCGGACGTGCGGGAGCTGTTCCGGACCGCGTGGGAGCTGCCGCAGCGGGCGCTGATCGACCTGGCCGCGGCCCGTGCGCCGTACGTCGACCAGTCGCAGTCGCTGAACCTGTTCATGAGCGCGCCGACGATCGGCAAGCTCTCCTCGATGTACCTCCACGCCTGGAAGTCCGGGCTGAAGACCAGCTACTACCTGCGCTCGCGACCGGCGACGCGGATCCAGCAGGCGACCGTCGCGGTCACGGCGCCGGCGGTCACGGCGCCGGCCGTCGCGGCGCCGGCCGTCGCGGTTGCCGACCCGGAGGCGCTCGCCTGCTCGCTGGAGAACCCCGAGTCCTGCGAAGCCTGCCAGTAG
- a CDS encoding L,D-transpeptidase family protein, with the protein MTVRRGMRRSAVLGLAVAMAAGCGGGPGAPVAQPGATAGPQAWPSGPPRFTGAPTPVRPPAGSAAPSLPAATPGGTAWPTGVPASTGTLAPTGTPVWPGMPVPTGTPVPPGMPVPGQTATPAPGGTPSGTPTAGGDGVLKRGESGPEIVALQRRLDALGYWNGPADGRFGALTLQAVYAVQKAAGIARTGRADAETLAALAGGVRPVARSRSGHKVEIDLERQLLMLVDDGAVTRILNTSTGSDEYYRHRGRRYLADTPAGRFTVGRQIDGWRYGPLGPLYRPKYFNGGIAVHGAHDIPPYPASHGCARLSIAAMDWVWSSGEMPVGTRVWVY; encoded by the coding sequence ATGACGGTGCGGCGGGGGATGCGGCGGTCGGCGGTGCTCGGCCTCGCGGTCGCGATGGCCGCGGGATGCGGCGGCGGGCCGGGGGCGCCGGTCGCGCAGCCGGGCGCCACGGCCGGCCCGCAGGCGTGGCCGAGCGGCCCGCCGCGGTTCACCGGTGCGCCCACGCCGGTCCGGCCGCCGGCAGGTTCCGCCGCTCCCTCCCTCCCGGCCGCGACACCGGGCGGCACCGCCTGGCCGACCGGTGTCCCGGCGTCGACCGGCACCCTGGCGCCGACCGGAACCCCGGTGTGGCCCGGGATGCCCGTGCCGACCGGAACCCCGGTGCCGCCCGGGATGCCCGTGCCGGGGCAGACGGCGACACCGGCGCCCGGGGGCACGCCGAGCGGCACGCCCACCGCGGGCGGCGACGGGGTGCTGAAGCGGGGCGAGAGCGGGCCGGAGATCGTGGCGCTGCAGCGGCGGCTGGACGCGCTCGGCTACTGGAACGGGCCGGCCGACGGGCGGTTCGGCGCGCTCACGCTGCAGGCGGTGTACGCGGTGCAGAAGGCGGCCGGGATCGCGCGCACCGGGCGGGCCGACGCCGAGACGCTCGCGGCGCTGGCCGGTGGCGTGCGGCCGGTCGCGCGGAGCCGCAGCGGGCACAAGGTCGAGATCGACCTGGAGCGGCAGCTGCTGATGCTGGTCGACGACGGCGCGGTCACCCGGATCCTCAACACCTCGACCGGGTCGGACGAGTACTACCGCCACCGGGGGCGGCGCTACCTCGCGGACACGCCGGCCGGGCGGTTCACGGTCGGCCGGCAGATCGACGGCTGGCGGTACGGTCCGCTCGGCCCGCTCTACCGGCCGAAGTACTTCAACGGCGGGATCGCGGTGCACGGCGCGCACGACATCCCGCCCTACCCGGCGTCGCACGGCTGCGCGCGGTTGTCGATCGCGGCGATGGACTGGGTGTGGAGCAGCGGCGAGATGCCGGTCGGCACCCGGGTCTGGGTCTACTGA